GACCAGCTGTCCCAGGTGCCCAGCGCGGTGGAGGTGAGCTACCACGATACCCAAACCCGCAAGCTGCAAACCGCGCGGGTGGCGGCCGACGCGCGCGCGCCGGGCGGCAAGGCCAGCAGCGCCGACGTGGTCAAGCTGACGCGCAAGAGCGGCGGCAAAACCCAGGCCGAGCAGCAGGCCAAGGCCGAGATGGAGCGCCGCCAGCTGGAGCGCACCCAGCTGAGCGTCACCGTGGACGGCGCGCCGCAGCTGGCGGCGGGGCGCAATGTCGAGCTGTCCGGCTTCGGCAAACTGTCCGGCCGCTACCTGATAGAGCGCGCCCGCCACCGGCTGTCGCGGCAGGACGGCTATCTGTGCGAACTCGATCTGAAGCGGGCCGCGCCCGCCGCCAAGGAGCTCACATGAACGACATCTCCCTCAGCAACGCGCTGGCGACGCTGAAATTCGGCAGCGTGTCCGATATGGACATCCAGCGCCACAAGGTGCGGGTGATTCTGCCGGAATTAGGCGGACTGGAAACCGCCTGGCTGCCGGTATTGACCCGCAAGAGCCTGCAGGACAAGGACTACTGGATGCTGGACAAGGGCGAGCAGGTGGCGGTGCTGCTGGACGCCCGCGGCGAAGACGGCGTGGTGCTGGGCGCCATTTTTTCCGATGTGGACAAGACCGACGTCAACAGCCAGGACAAGTGGCAGCGCCGCTTCAACGACGGCGCGGTGCTGGAATACGACCGCAAGGCCCATCAGCTGACGGTGAACGGCGGCGTGCAGCATGTGGTGGTGGAGACGCAGGCCGACATCACCCTCAGAACCAAAAACAATCTGACCGGCCATTCCGACGACGCCGTGCTGATAGAAGGCGGCAACACCATCACCATCAAGGCCGGCAGCAAGGTCAGCATCAACGCGCCGGCCACAGAGATCAGCGGCACGTTGACGGTGCAAGGCGCCATCACCGGCCAGGGCGGCCTGGCTATTTCCGGCGGCAGCGGGGCCAGCGTCAGCGGCGACATGAAAGTGTCCCAAGGCAGCGTGACGGTCAGCGGCGGCGACGTCACGGCCAGCGGCAAGAGCCTGGTCGGCCACATCCACCAAGCGCAGGGCCCCAGCTCGCCGACCTCCGCGCCGCTGTAAGACTTTTCTTTCCCAGGAGCTAGCATGAGCAACGACTTTTTCACCATCCTGACCGCCGTCGGCAAGAACAAGCTGGCGGCGGCGGCTACTGGCGGCGCGCCGCTCAAGCTCACCCATATGGCGGTGGGCGACGGCGACAACGGCGGCTACTACTCCCCCAGCGAGGCGCAGGCCGCGCTCAAGCATGAGGTATGGCGCGCGCCGCTGAACAATCTGTCCACCGATCCGCAAAACCCCAACTGGATCATCGCCGAACTGGTGATCCCGGACGCGGTGGGCGGCTTCACCATCCGCGAAGTCGGCGTGTTCGACGCCGACGGCGCGCTGATCGCGGTCGGCAAATTCCCGGAAAGTTACAAGCCGGTGCTGGCCG
The Chromobacterium sp. IIBBL 290-4 DNA segment above includes these coding regions:
- a CDS encoding phage baseplate assembly protein V — its product is MNDISLSNALATLKFGSVSDMDIQRHKVRVILPELGGLETAWLPVLTRKSLQDKDYWMLDKGEQVAVLLDARGEDGVVLGAIFSDVDKTDVNSQDKWQRRFNDGAVLEYDRKAHQLTVNGGVQHVVVETQADITLRTKNNLTGHSDDAVLIEGGNTITIKAGSKVSINAPATEISGTLTVQGAITGQGGLAISGGSGASVSGDMKVSQGSVTVSGGDVTASGKSLVGHIHQAQGPSSPTSAPL